The following are encoded in a window of Acidicapsa ligni genomic DNA:
- a CDS encoding LutC/YkgG family protein has protein sequence MADSDLQRSTVLASIRMSLGQAQASDAIDAEYAAISRSYKLTGELSVYALLDLFEDRLLEYGAGVYRASAAEIGATIGSILRRRGKSGLAMPAGVPMEWMAEGFTFVDATGFDAYELDKTEGILSSCTVAIAETGSLVLQNVAGQGARVLSLVPDYHLCVVFADQVVETVPEAFERLENTSTLPTTFISGPSATADIEMTRIKGVHGPRFLDVLIVV, from the coding sequence ATGGCTGATTCCGATCTGCAACGATCGACGGTGCTTGCCAGCATTCGCATGTCCCTTGGACAGGCGCAGGCTTCGGATGCGATTGATGCGGAGTATGCGGCGATTTCGCGGAGTTACAAGCTCACAGGCGAATTGAGCGTATATGCATTACTCGATCTTTTTGAGGATCGATTGCTGGAGTATGGTGCGGGTGTTTATCGTGCTTCAGCCGCGGAGATTGGTGCGACGATAGGCAGCATCCTTCGCCGGCGGGGCAAGTCCGGTCTGGCGATGCCCGCGGGTGTGCCGATGGAGTGGATGGCGGAGGGTTTTACGTTCGTCGATGCGACGGGGTTCGATGCTTACGAATTAGATAAGACGGAAGGCATACTCAGCTCATGCACTGTGGCTATTGCGGAGACGGGCTCGCTTGTATTGCAAAATGTGGCTGGGCAGGGAGCGCGGGTTCTTTCGCTGGTGCCGGACTATCATCTTTGCGTTGTGTTTGCGGATCAGGTTGTAGAGACTGTGCCTGAGGCGTTCGAGCGCTTGGAGAATACGAGTACGCTGCCGACTACTTTTATTTCAGGACCATCGGCAACTGCGGATATCGAGATGACGCGCATCAAGGGCGTGCATGGCCCGCGATTTCTGGATGTGCTGATCGTCGTTTAA
- a CDS encoding MFS transporter, with amino-acid sequence MPTNEAPIKIKLGSIRWRICALLFFANTINYMDRQVLSFLAPLLQVKIGWTELQYSYIVVVFQAAYALGLLVVGGIIDTIGVRLGYTLTIALWSLAAISHAFARSALSFGISRFFLGLGESGNFPAAIKTVAEWFPKKERALATGLFNSGTSAGAILVPLSVPWIATHLGWQWAFVFTGGFSLIWVVLWWTTYRSPELHTKLTEHELTHIRSDSADVLTKVPWRRLLGYRQSWALLIGKGLTDPVWWFLLFWLPKFFAANFALKLTGLAMPIMIIYIAACVGSIFGGWLPAQGIRMGLSIKVARRSAMLACALAITPIMFVGNIHTLWLAIAIISLAAAAHQGWSANIFTLASDIFPRSFVGSVTGFAGFGGAIGGMLAAWIVGLVLQRYHSYSAIFFVAGTAYLVALLIIQILIPKNDLVTTA; translated from the coding sequence ATGCCCACCAATGAAGCGCCAATTAAAATCAAGCTGGGCAGCATTCGCTGGCGCATCTGCGCACTCCTTTTCTTCGCCAACACCATCAACTACATGGATCGCCAGGTCCTCAGTTTCCTGGCGCCACTACTGCAAGTAAAAATTGGTTGGACCGAGCTCCAGTACAGCTACATCGTCGTCGTATTCCAGGCCGCCTATGCGCTTGGCCTGCTCGTTGTCGGCGGCATCATCGACACCATCGGAGTGCGCCTCGGCTACACGCTCACCATCGCGCTCTGGAGCCTCGCTGCCATCAGTCATGCCTTCGCACGATCAGCGCTCTCCTTCGGTATCTCACGCTTTTTTCTCGGCCTCGGCGAATCGGGAAACTTCCCCGCGGCAATCAAAACAGTCGCCGAATGGTTCCCCAAAAAAGAGCGCGCACTCGCCACCGGCCTCTTCAACAGCGGCACCAGCGCTGGCGCCATCCTCGTTCCTCTCTCCGTCCCATGGATCGCCACTCACCTCGGCTGGCAATGGGCCTTCGTCTTCACTGGCGGCTTCAGCCTGATCTGGGTCGTCCTCTGGTGGACCACCTACAGAAGCCCCGAACTCCACACCAAACTCACCGAACACGAACTCACGCACATTCGCAGCGACTCCGCCGACGTCCTGACCAAAGTCCCGTGGAGACGCCTCCTGGGCTATCGCCAATCATGGGCCCTCCTCATCGGCAAAGGCCTCACCGATCCAGTCTGGTGGTTTCTACTCTTCTGGCTGCCAAAGTTTTTCGCTGCCAACTTTGCCCTCAAACTTACCGGCCTCGCCATGCCCATCATGATCATTTACATCGCCGCCTGCGTTGGCAGTATCTTCGGTGGCTGGCTACCGGCACAGGGCATCAGGATGGGCCTCAGTATCAAGGTCGCGCGACGCTCCGCAATGCTCGCCTGCGCGCTCGCCATCACTCCCATCATGTTCGTGGGAAACATCCATACACTGTGGCTTGCGATCGCAATCATCAGTCTCGCTGCAGCAGCACATCAAGGCTGGTCCGCGAATATCTTCACACTCGCGTCCGACATCTTCCCCAGATCGTTTGTAGGCTCTGTTACTGGATTCGCGGGCTTCGGCGGGGCCATCGGCGGAATGCTCGCAGCCTGGATTGTAGGCCTCGTCCTGCAGCGCTATCACTCCTACTCGGCCATCTTCTTCGTAGCAGGCACAGCCTACCTGGTCGCTCTGCTGATCATACAAATCCTGATCCCCAAAAACGATCTCGTTACGACTGCGTAA
- the uxaC gene encoding glucuronate isomerase → MAFITDRFLLENDAAASLYKHYALPQPIFDYHCHLPVKDIAENRRFNDLFEIWLEGDHYKWRAMRANGESERFCTGDASPYEKFQTWARTVPYTLRNPLYHWTHLELDRYFGIPELLDESSAPRIWQQANEVLKSGSLDVDGILRRFNVHTICTTDDPADSLKYHEQIASSGLATRVLPTFRPDASLRVDSAPAFNTWLSKLAAATETTIDSFKVFLGALENRVDAFHALGCRISDHGLDISFAEPCTDTQAQSIFEAARSGQSASPEEHRKFASYVLFFLGQLYASHNWTMQLHLGALRNVNSRAKAIHGPDTGFDAMGGTSQIHALALFLDKLESAGSLPRTIIYNSNPIENYAFATIIGSFSAESIPGKVQFGSGWWFLDQKDGIEMQLNALSNVGLLSRFVGMVTDSRSFMSYPRHEYFRRVLCNLLGSEMELGLLPNDEAMIGRMVQDICFNNANRYFNLPTTTRS, encoded by the coding sequence GTGGCATTCATCACCGATAGATTTTTGTTAGAGAACGACGCAGCAGCCAGTCTCTACAAACATTACGCATTGCCGCAGCCCATCTTCGACTATCACTGCCATCTCCCCGTAAAGGACATAGCAGAGAATCGCCGCTTCAACGACCTCTTTGAAATCTGGCTCGAAGGCGACCACTACAAATGGCGGGCCATGCGCGCCAATGGCGAGTCTGAGCGCTTCTGCACCGGCGACGCATCGCCCTATGAAAAGTTCCAGACCTGGGCCCGCACCGTTCCCTACACACTCCGAAATCCCCTCTACCACTGGACGCATCTCGAACTCGACCGCTACTTCGGCATCCCCGAGTTGCTCGACGAAAGCTCAGCTCCACGCATCTGGCAGCAAGCCAATGAAGTCCTCAAAAGCGGCTCCCTCGATGTCGACGGAATCCTCAGGCGATTCAACGTACACACCATCTGCACCACGGACGATCCCGCCGACTCTCTCAAGTACCACGAGCAAATCGCATCCTCAGGATTAGCCACGCGCGTCCTTCCCACCTTCCGCCCAGACGCATCGCTACGCGTAGATTCAGCGCCGGCTTTCAACACATGGCTAAGCAAGCTCGCAGCCGCCACCGAAACAACCATCGACTCCTTCAAGGTCTTCCTTGGTGCTCTTGAGAATCGCGTCGATGCATTTCATGCCCTAGGCTGCCGCATCTCCGATCACGGACTCGACATCAGCTTCGCCGAGCCATGCACGGATACGCAGGCGCAATCCATCTTTGAAGCGGCACGCAGCGGCCAATCCGCAAGCCCCGAAGAACATCGCAAATTCGCAAGCTACGTCCTGTTCTTCCTCGGCCAGCTATACGCCTCCCACAACTGGACGATGCAGTTGCATCTCGGCGCCCTGCGCAACGTAAACTCACGCGCCAAAGCCATTCATGGCCCGGATACAGGCTTTGACGCTATGGGCGGCACCTCGCAGATCCACGCACTGGCCCTATTCCTCGACAAGCTGGAGTCCGCAGGCTCACTGCCCAGAACCATCATTTACAACTCCAACCCCATCGAGAACTACGCATTCGCAACCATCATCGGCAGCTTTTCCGCCGAATCCATCCCAGGCAAAGTACAGTTCGGCAGCGGTTGGTGGTTCCTCGATCAGAAGGACGGCATTGAGATGCAGCTCAACGCGCTCTCCAATGTCGGCCTGCTCTCGCGCTTCGTCGGCATGGTCACCGACTCACGCTCCTTCATGTCCTATCCGCGCCACGAATACTTCCGCCGCGTTCTCTGCAATCTCCTAGGCAGCGAAATGGAACTCGGCCTTTTGCCCAACGACGAAGCAATGATCGGCCGCATGGTGCAGGACATCTGCTTCAACAACGCCAACCGCTACTTCAACCTGCCAACCACAACCCGCTCGTAG
- the uxuA gene encoding mannonate dehydratase has protein sequence MEQTWRWFGPRDNVTLSDARQAGATGIVTALHDLPPGQVWPVSAIQDRQREVQAAGLRWSVVESVNVSEDIKKRTTRWQQHIDAYCDTLRNLATCGIQTVCYNFMPVLDWLRTDLEWQLADGAISLRFDAISLAAFDLFILKRPNAAADWTEAQQSAAHQRLQEMSESERDRLIATVLAGLPGTTEIYTLDYVRNAIASYADIGADGLRANLGDFLRAVCPVAQEVGVRLCIHPDDPPRSLLGLPRIANTIEDLEFLLKQTPEPSNGITFCSGSLGARKENNLVDMIQRVASRIYFVHLRSTRYEAGRDAFYEAPHLAGDVDIVALMQQLVKEQRRRIQQGDTIEIPFRSDHGNKILTDIGRPAVPGYPAVGRLKGLAELRGVMTAVEALT, from the coding sequence ATGGAACAAACCTGGCGCTGGTTCGGGCCCCGCGATAATGTCACGCTCTCAGATGCACGACAAGCCGGCGCAACCGGCATCGTAACCGCCCTGCACGATCTTCCCCCCGGACAAGTCTGGCCAGTCTCAGCCATTCAGGATCGCCAGCGCGAAGTACAGGCCGCAGGCCTGCGCTGGTCCGTCGTCGAGAGCGTCAACGTCAGCGAAGACATCAAGAAGCGCACCACCCGATGGCAACAGCACATCGATGCCTATTGCGACACGCTTCGCAACCTCGCCACCTGCGGTATTCAAACGGTCTGCTACAACTTCATGCCCGTCCTCGACTGGCTGCGCACCGATCTTGAATGGCAACTGGCGGACGGAGCCATCTCTCTGCGCTTCGATGCCATCTCTCTCGCAGCCTTCGATCTCTTCATTCTCAAGCGCCCCAACGCAGCCGCCGACTGGACCGAAGCGCAGCAATCCGCTGCTCACCAACGGCTCCAGGAGATGAGTGAATCCGAGCGCGATCGTCTCATCGCCACCGTGCTCGCAGGGCTCCCCGGAACCACCGAAATCTACACACTCGACTACGTTCGCAACGCCATCGCCAGCTACGCCGACATCGGTGCAGACGGTCTGCGTGCCAACCTCGGTGACTTTCTCCGCGCCGTCTGCCCCGTCGCGCAGGAAGTCGGCGTTCGCCTCTGCATCCACCCCGACGATCCACCACGTTCCCTGCTCGGCCTGCCGCGCATCGCAAACACCATTGAGGATCTGGAGTTCCTGCTGAAGCAAACGCCCGAGCCCTCCAACGGAATCACCTTCTGCTCAGGCTCTCTCGGCGCTCGCAAAGAAAACAATCTCGTCGACATGATCCAGCGCGTCGCCTCGCGCATCTATTTCGTCCACCTGCGATCGACCAGGTACGAAGCTGGCAGAGACGCCTTTTACGAAGCACCGCACCTCGCCGGAGATGTCGACATCGTCGCGCTCATGCAACAGCTGGTCAAAGAACAACGCCGTCGTATCCAGCAAGGCGACACTATCGAGATTCCATTCCGCTCCGATCACGGCAACAAGATCCTCACCGACATCGGCCGCCCGGCAGTTCCCGGCTATCCCGCAGTCGGCAGGCTTAAAGGACTAGCTGAACTACGTGGCGTAATGACTGCCGTAGAGGCGCTTACATAA
- a CDS encoding RbsD/FucU family protein: MLKAGILNPAINSLLSRVRHTNTLVIADRGFPYWPQIETIDISLIDDMPQVLDVLHAIKHNFSIGHAFAAEEFLSANSKTAIAKLEATLSGIPLTYEPHIDFKRRIPNAIGLIRTGDTTQYANLILESA, from the coding sequence ATGCTGAAAGCAGGAATTCTCAATCCAGCTATCAACTCCCTGCTGAGCCGCGTTCGCCATACCAACACGCTCGTCATCGCAGACCGTGGCTTTCCCTACTGGCCGCAGATTGAAACCATAGACATCTCGCTCATAGACGATATGCCCCAGGTGCTCGACGTTCTCCATGCGATCAAGCACAATTTCTCCATCGGTCACGCCTTCGCCGCGGAAGAGTTTCTCTCTGCCAACTCCAAAACAGCAATCGCTAAACTCGAAGCAACGCTCAGCGGAATCCCTTTGACCTACGAGCCTCACATAGACTTCAAGCGGCGCATTCCCAATGCCATCGGCCTCATCCGCACCGGCGATACAACGCAGTACGCAAACCTCATTCTGGAATCGGCATAG
- a CDS encoding UxaA family hydrolase has protein sequence MTAPKVLKLDPHDNVLVALTDLPAGATVEHSGQTYTVQTLIPAKHKFATEDFAINTEVMMYGVIVGRVREPIARGGLLTTSNVAHDAAGFSGKQSNYKWVGPDVQEWQSRTFNGYHRQDGQVGTRNYWLVIPLVFCENRNVDALREAFEEELGYGRPKKYRQQVHALLQEYRQSGSTPTAIPADSTPAPDRIFPNVDGIKFLVHQGGCGGTRDDSRALCGLLAGYIHHPNVAGATVLSLGCQNAQATDLFEELRKRDPQFAKPVLLFDQQKSGLESTMLSDAIHATFQGLVEANKFERQPAPLTKLTVGLKCGGSDGFSGISANPAIGYVSDILAALGGKSILAEFPELCGSEQNLINRAEDSQVADRFIQLMRAYQGRAKAVNSGFEMNPSPGNIRDGLLTDAMKSAGAARKGGSSPVEDVLDYPEYVKATGLTLLCTPGNDVECVTAQVGAGANIVLFTTGLGTPTGNPIAPVIKLATNTKLAQRMSDIIDIDTGPVIDGATTIQSMGESILDLVIEVANGAKHTKAEGLRQDDFIPWKRGVSL, from the coding sequence GTGACCGCCCCTAAAGTCCTCAAACTCGACCCTCATGACAACGTCCTCGTCGCTCTTACTGACCTTCCCGCAGGCGCGACAGTCGAGCATTCCGGCCAGACGTATACAGTACAGACTCTCATTCCCGCCAAGCACAAATTTGCAACCGAAGACTTTGCAATCAACACTGAAGTCATGATGTACGGCGTCATTGTTGGCCGCGTACGAGAGCCAATCGCGCGCGGAGGCCTGCTCACAACGTCCAACGTAGCCCATGACGCAGCCGGATTTTCCGGCAAGCAATCGAACTACAAATGGGTCGGTCCCGACGTTCAAGAGTGGCAGTCGCGAACGTTCAATGGCTATCACCGCCAGGACGGCCAGGTCGGCACCCGCAACTATTGGCTGGTCATCCCGCTCGTCTTCTGCGAAAACCGCAATGTCGACGCCCTTCGCGAAGCCTTCGAAGAAGAACTCGGCTACGGTCGCCCTAAAAAGTATCGGCAACAGGTTCACGCGCTCCTGCAGGAGTATCGCCAGTCAGGCTCCACGCCAACGGCCATCCCCGCGGATTCAACCCCGGCCCCCGATCGCATCTTCCCCAACGTCGATGGAATCAAGTTCCTCGTCCATCAAGGCGGCTGCGGCGGAACACGCGACGACTCCCGGGCACTCTGCGGCCTGCTCGCCGGCTACATCCATCATCCCAACGTCGCCGGAGCTACCGTCCTCAGCCTCGGCTGCCAGAACGCCCAGGCCACCGACCTCTTCGAAGAATTGCGCAAGCGCGATCCCCAATTCGCCAAGCCAGTCCTGCTCTTTGATCAGCAGAAGTCCGGCCTCGAATCCACCATGCTCTCCGACGCGATTCACGCGACATTTCAAGGCCTCGTCGAGGCCAATAAATTCGAGCGTCAACCCGCTCCACTCACCAAACTCACTGTCGGCCTGAAGTGCGGGGGCTCCGACGGCTTCTCCGGCATCTCCGCCAACCCCGCCATCGGTTATGTCTCCGACATCCTCGCCGCTCTCGGCGGCAAATCTATCCTGGCCGAATTCCCCGAACTCTGCGGATCCGAGCAAAACCTCATCAACCGTGCAGAAGACTCGCAGGTAGCCGATAGATTTATCCAGCTCATGCGCGCTTACCAGGGCCGCGCCAAGGCCGTGAACTCCGGCTTCGAAATGAATCCGTCGCCCGGCAACATCCGCGACGGCCTGCTCACCGACGCGATGAAATCCGCCGGAGCAGCCCGCAAAGGCGGCTCGTCCCCCGTCGAAGATGTCCTCGATTACCCGGAGTATGTCAAAGCCACAGGACTCACATTGCTCTGCACCCCCGGCAACGACGTGGAATGCGTCACCGCTCAGGTCGGCGCAGGTGCCAATATCGTTCTCTTCACCACCGGCCTCGGCACGCCCACAGGCAACCCCATCGCGCCAGTAATCAAGCTCGCCACCAATACCAAACTCGCCCAGCGCATGTCCGACATCATCGACATCGACACGGGCCCCGTAATCGACGGCGCTACCACCATCCAATCCATGGGTGAGTCCATTCTCGATCTCGTTATTGAAGTAGCCAACGGGGCGAAACACACCAAGGCCGAGGGTCTTCGTCAGGATGACTTCATCCCGTGGAAGCGCGGCGTATCTCTCTAA
- a CDS encoding glycerol-3-phosphate dehydrogenase/oxidase, protein MNRQEMLDRVAKRTTPWDMIVIGGGATGVGVAVDAASRGFDVLLLEAQDFGKGTSSRSTKLIHGGVRYLEQGNISLVMEALKERGLLRQNAPHLVHDLAFIVPNYSWWEAPFYGIGMKIYDLLAGKYGFGRSRILSSQETLERLPNLQTDGLRGGVIYYDGQFDDTRLLMHMAATAADHGATLLNYAPVIEITKDNDGFANGVLFNDAESGKQFTAPAQVVINATGIFADQIRRMTDPEAKKMIAPSQGIHLVFERSFLRADTAIMVPHTSDGRVLFAIPWHKHTVVGTTDTPIQDASYDPLPFEEEIDFILDTAAQFLSRPPKREDILSVYVGIRPLVKMQEDSPTKTSSLSRDHTVHIDNSGLITIVGGKWTTYRHMAEDCVNHAITLGTLRDAPCVTRDLKLHGYYENIEELGDLWVYGADAAAIRAIASNDPTLLDPLHPDLTYCAAEVIWAVRNEMALTLEDVLARRTRALFLNAHAALAISEKVAAIMARELNADDAWIEAQIADFAALGDRYLVHS, encoded by the coding sequence ATGAACCGACAGGAAATGCTCGACCGTGTAGCGAAGCGCACGACGCCATGGGACATGATCGTCATCGGCGGCGGTGCCACCGGAGTCGGTGTCGCCGTCGATGCCGCATCGCGCGGCTTCGACGTCCTTTTGCTCGAAGCCCAGGACTTCGGCAAAGGCACCTCCAGCCGCAGCACCAAGCTCATTCACGGGGGAGTCCGCTACCTAGAACAAGGCAACATCTCCCTGGTTATGGAAGCGCTCAAAGAGCGCGGCCTGCTTCGTCAGAACGCTCCACATCTCGTACACGACCTCGCATTCATCGTGCCGAACTACTCCTGGTGGGAAGCCCCTTTCTACGGCATCGGAATGAAGATCTACGATCTCCTCGCAGGCAAGTACGGCTTCGGCAGATCGCGCATCCTTTCCTCGCAGGAAACGCTGGAGAGACTGCCGAATCTGCAGACTGATGGCCTTCGCGGCGGAGTCATCTACTACGATGGTCAGTTCGACGACACCCGCCTGCTCATGCACATGGCCGCCACAGCCGCCGATCACGGCGCGACCCTTCTGAACTACGCGCCCGTAATCGAAATCACCAAAGACAACGATGGCTTCGCAAACGGCGTCCTCTTCAACGATGCGGAGAGCGGAAAGCAATTCACCGCACCAGCGCAGGTCGTCATCAACGCCACCGGAATCTTCGCCGATCAGATCCGCCGCATGACCGACCCCGAAGCAAAGAAGATGATCGCACCCAGCCAGGGAATCCATCTCGTCTTCGAGCGCTCTTTCCTGCGCGCCGACACGGCGATTATGGTTCCTCATACCAGCGACGGGCGCGTGTTATTCGCAATTCCGTGGCACAAGCACACCGTAGTCGGCACGACCGATACACCCATCCAGGACGCATCCTACGACCCGCTTCCTTTTGAAGAAGAGATAGACTTCATCCTCGATACCGCGGCCCAGTTCCTGAGCCGTCCGCCAAAGCGCGAAGACATCCTGAGCGTCTACGTAGGCATTCGTCCCCTGGTGAAAATGCAGGAAGATTCCCCGACAAAAACCTCGTCTCTCTCCCGCGACCACACCGTCCACATTGATAACTCCGGCCTCATCACGATCGTAGGCGGCAAGTGGACAACGTATCGGCACATGGCAGAGGACTGCGTCAACCATGCCATCACCCTCGGCACACTGCGCGACGCACCATGTGTCACCCGCGACCTGAAGCTGCACGGCTATTACGAAAACATCGAAGAACTCGGAGATCTATGGGTCTATGGAGCGGATGCGGCAGCAATCCGCGCCATAGCGTCAAACGACCCAACCCTCCTCGATCCCCTGCATCCCGATCTCACATATTGCGCAGCAGAGGTGATATGGGCCGTGCGAAACGAAATGGCCCTTACCCTCGAAGATGTGCTCGCGCGCCGCACCCGCGCTCTCTTTCTCAACGCTCATGCCGCCCTCGCCATCTCAGAAAAAGTAGCAGCAATCATGGCCCGGGAACTGAATGCCGACGACGCATGGATCGAGGCTCAGATCGCTGATTTTGCAGCCCTCGGAGACCGCTACCTCGTCCACAGCTAA
- a CDS encoding glycoside hydrolase family 2 protein — MDRRDFLKTTGTLIATATVAHPALAAEKKSFSSEGRVTLPINRNWRYSRTSSAAAHEPGFDDSSFDRITVPHTNIRLPWHSFDEKSYEFISVYRRKFTLPASMRGRHVFVDFEGVMTASTVWLNGTRLGEYRGGFTPFSFELTPHINWEGENVLVVDVDSTERPDIPPFGYQVDYLTFGGIYREVALRIVAPSFLENIFAEPKDVLTDHPSVAVNCFIQHLEASSEPLTLNITLQNGDRVLAQTSQKVEAASAQADPVSHPVTLAHLGKIDLWDLTHPNLYSVHVKLLHGDRVIDQDSRRIGFREATFTDHGFELNGKVIKLRGLDRHQTFPWVGQAMPARVQRKDAKILREDLHCNIVRTSHYPQSRHFLDACDELGLLVLEEIPGWQHIGDKPWQDISVDNVSRMIRRDWNHPSIILWGVRINESRDNHDFYTRTNAMAHSLDPSRQTGGIRYFQESEFLEDVFTMNDFGFPLKAPNHPRYLNTEFVGHTFPTKTIDNVERLTEHTIRHARVHDQLASDPQYAGGIAWCAFDYNTHNNFGSGDRICYHGVTDIFREPKPAAGFYKSQCDPAEEIVLEPSFHWANGDQSVGFSKALVCSNCDHLKFYVNDKVIAEVDPDHAQFPHLHYAPFVTEIGGKTDPWGDLRIEGYIAGKKVIEKSYSGKGIDQKFTLLPDDLSLVADGADTTRIVLRVTDEFNAIRPFAADAIHFELEGPAEILGDNPFALIGGTGAIWIRAKDQPGTARLTATHPVLGKQVLELKLSASTPEAA; from the coding sequence ATGGATAGACGCGATTTTCTCAAGACGACAGGTACGCTCATTGCAACTGCAACCGTTGCACATCCAGCACTTGCAGCAGAAAAGAAAAGCTTTTCATCCGAAGGCCGAGTCACCCTGCCCATCAATCGCAACTGGCGATACAGCAGGACCAGTTCCGCCGCGGCACACGAACCAGGCTTTGACGATTCCTCCTTTGATCGCATCACCGTTCCGCACACAAATATCAGGCTCCCCTGGCACAGCTTCGACGAAAAGTCCTACGAGTTCATCTCCGTATACCGACGCAAATTCACGCTGCCCGCTTCCATGCGCGGCCGTCACGTCTTCGTGGACTTTGAAGGCGTCATGACCGCGTCCACCGTCTGGCTGAACGGTACGCGGCTGGGCGAATACCGAGGCGGCTTCACTCCCTTTTCCTTTGAACTCACGCCGCACATCAACTGGGAAGGCGAGAACGTGCTGGTAGTCGATGTCGACTCCACCGAACGCCCGGACATCCCTCCCTTTGGCTATCAAGTGGACTACCTCACTTTCGGCGGCATCTATCGCGAAGTAGCCCTCCGGATCGTCGCCCCGAGCTTCCTGGAAAACATCTTCGCCGAACCAAAAGATGTTCTGACAGATCATCCATCCGTCGCAGTGAACTGCTTCATCCAGCATCTCGAAGCATCCAGCGAGCCGCTGACTCTCAATATCACTCTGCAAAATGGCGATCGCGTACTGGCGCAAACATCCCAAAAAGTGGAAGCCGCCTCAGCGCAGGCTGACCCTGTTTCGCATCCCGTAACGCTGGCCCATCTCGGCAAAATCGACCTCTGGGATCTGACACATCCCAACCTGTACTCCGTCCACGTCAAGCTGTTGCATGGCGATCGCGTCATCGATCAGGACAGCCGCAGGATCGGCTTCCGTGAAGCCACCTTCACCGACCATGGCTTTGAACTCAACGGCAAAGTCATCAAATTGCGCGGCCTCGACCGCCATCAGACATTTCCCTGGGTGGGGCAAGCCATGCCCGCGCGCGTGCAGCGTAAGGATGCGAAGATCCTGCGCGAAGACCTGCATTGCAACATCGTGCGCACCTCGCACTACCCGCAGTCACGCCACTTCCTCGATGCCTGCGACGAACTCGGCCTCCTCGTCCTCGAAGAAATCCCCGGCTGGCAGCACATCGGCGACAAGCCCTGGCAGGACATCTCCGTAGACAACGTAAGCCGCATGATTCGCCGCGATTGGAACCACCCATCCATCATCCTCTGGGGCGTGCGCATCAACGAATCACGCGACAATCACGACTTCTACACCAGAACGAATGCGATGGCACACAGCCTCGATCCCTCACGGCAGACCGGCGGCATCCGCTACTTTCAGGAGTCTGAATTTCTGGAAGATGTCTTCACCATGAACGACTTCGGCTTCCCATTGAAGGCGCCGAATCATCCTCGCTATCTGAACACCGAATTCGTCGGCCACACCTTTCCCACCAAGACCATCGACAACGTAGAGCGGCTCACCGAACACACCATCCGCCACGCGCGCGTTCACGATCAACTGGCCTCCGATCCACAGTACGCCGGAGGCATCGCCTGGTGCGCCTTCGACTACAACACGCACAACAACTTCGGCTCCGGAGATCGCATCTGCTATCACGGCGTAACCGACATCTTCCGCGAGCCCAAACCCGCCGCTGGCTTTTATAAATCGCAATGTGATCCAGCAGAAGAAATCGTCCTCGAACCATCCTTCCACTGGGCAAACGGCGATCAGTCCGTCGGTTTCTCCAAGGCTCTGGTCTGCTCCAACTGCGACCATCTCAAGTTCTACGTCAATGACAAAGTCATCGCCGAGGTAGACCCAGATCACGCGCAGTTTCCGCATCTCCACTACGCCCCCTTTGTCACAGAGATCGGCGGCAAGACAGATCCCTGGGGAGACTTGCGCATCGAGGGCTACATCGCAGGCAAAAAGGTCATTGAAAAGAGCTACTCCGGCAAAGGCATCGATCAGAAATTCACACTGCTCCCCGATGATCTTTCGCTGGTCGCAGACGGCGCGGACACAACCCGCATCGTCCTGCGCGTGACAGATGAATTCAACGCCATCCGTCCCTTCGCCGCCGATGCTATTCACTTCGAACTGGAAGGCCCCGCCGAAATCCTCGGCGATAATCCATTTGCACTCATCGGAGGCACGGGTGCAATCTGGATTCGCGCAAAAGATCAGCCAGGCACAGCGCGTTTGACCGCCACCCACCCGGTGCTGGGCAAACAAGTGCTTGAGCTCAAACTCTCTGCATCCACGCCTGAGGCCGCCTAA